One Kiritimatiellia bacterium DNA window includes the following coding sequences:
- a CDS encoding flippase-like domain-containing protein, with translation MKKNLLYALFSVLVTAGIFAWLFQHVTWREVAGLLREADPRGLALFLLASLTMSVFRAWRYLVMLRASGYSPGKLALYLVVLVRNTFSDLLPARLGTLVYIYVVTARLGIPFGAASSSFALAFIFDMIALAPMIAWAAAGLGGAPVAVLVGFGALLAAAMIALLAGLPGLARWMAGRVGRIRWLGSARAARWREALEDVVADLRKAREAGIYGKVFVLSLMVRLFKYASLYLFLFALVAPRGYGWQALPVSRVFTGLCAAEAAASLPVSGLAGFGAYEGTWTLVFQWLLFPAPLAVMTSVAHHLFTQIYGYALGGLALLLLLLPFWRRRPAAAPPRRESAGRFAARLTALLAGVAALAVLLYRLCPAARAESVPSPPSEQEKAALSQLAGRLRGRVVFQRPDGIYAATLGETAPVHLASHGSFPRWSPDGRHVAFLQSNRVTCIARGGGEPEPLAEVFAPRALAWHPSGAEIYFTDGLLIRAVHVETRAVRDVISGHQFRELDIAPDGRLAVTVRGRGISIMGFDPASGRSWRIAGGCSASLSPDGRRVTNNEGDHRKLSIRDFESGARQGTVNAPPGLAFDNQFWSNDAGWMASRSEGPFEDIFVHDILKNEAVRVTFLGQCDRPDLFIEAGD, from the coding sequence ATGAAGAAGAACCTGCTGTATGCCCTGTTCAGCGTGCTGGTCACCGCGGGCATCTTTGCCTGGCTGTTCCAGCACGTGACGTGGCGCGAAGTGGCCGGCCTGTTGCGCGAGGCCGACCCGCGCGGCCTGGCGCTGTTTCTCCTGGCGTCGCTGACGATGAGCGTGTTCCGCGCGTGGCGCTACCTCGTCATGCTGCGGGCCTCGGGCTACTCGCCCGGCAAGCTGGCCCTCTACCTGGTGGTGCTCGTCCGCAACACGTTCTCCGACCTGCTGCCGGCGCGCCTCGGGACGCTGGTGTACATCTACGTGGTGACCGCGCGGCTCGGTATCCCCTTCGGCGCGGCCTCGTCGAGCTTTGCGCTGGCTTTCATTTTTGACATGATCGCGCTGGCGCCGATGATCGCCTGGGCGGCGGCCGGGCTGGGCGGGGCCCCCGTGGCCGTGCTGGTCGGATTCGGCGCGCTGCTGGCCGCGGCGATGATCGCGCTGCTGGCGGGACTGCCCGGGCTCGCGCGCTGGATGGCCGGGCGCGTGGGACGAATTCGCTGGCTGGGCTCGGCGCGCGCCGCGCGCTGGCGGGAGGCGCTGGAAGACGTCGTCGCGGACCTGCGCAAGGCCCGCGAGGCGGGAATCTACGGGAAGGTGTTCGTGCTTTCGCTGATGGTGCGGCTTTTCAAATACGCGTCGCTCTACCTGTTCCTCTTCGCCCTCGTGGCGCCGCGGGGCTACGGGTGGCAGGCCCTGCCCGTGTCGCGGGTCTTCACCGGGCTCTGCGCCGCGGAGGCCGCCGCCAGCCTGCCGGTTTCCGGCCTCGCCGGGTTCGGCGCCTACGAGGGAACGTGGACCCTGGTCTTCCAGTGGCTGCTCTTCCCCGCGCCGCTGGCCGTGATGACGAGCGTGGCGCACCATCTCTTCACGCAGATCTATGGCTACGCGCTCGGCGGGCTGGCCCTGCTGCTGCTCCTGCTGCCCTTCTGGCGGCGCCGGCCCGCCGCGGCCCCGCCGCGCCGCGAGTCCGCCGGGCGCTTCGCGGCCAGGCTGACCGCGCTCCTCGCCGGTGTCGCCGCACTGGCCGTGCTGTTGTACCGCCTGTGCCCGGCCGCCCGGGCGGAGTCCGTCCCGTCCCCGCCGTCGGAACAGGAGAAGGCCGCCCTGTCCCAACTCGCCGGCCGCCTCCGCGGCCGCGTGGTGTTCCAGCGGCCCGACGGCATCTACGCCGCCACCCTCGGCGAGACCGCGCCCGTGCATTTGGCCTCACATGGCAGTTTCCCTCGATGGTCCCCGGACGGCCGGCACGTCGCGTTTCTCCAAAGCAACCGCGTAACGTGTATCGCGCGCGGCGGCGGGGAGCCCGAACCGCTGGCCGAGGTCTTCGCGCCCCGCGCCCTGGCGTGGCATCCGTCCGGCGCGGAAATCTACTTCACGGACGGGCTGCTGATCCGCGCCGTACATGTCGAGACGCGCGCCGTCCGCGACGTGATCTCCGGCCACCAGTTCCGCGAGCTCGACATCGCCCCGGACGGCCGGCTGGCCGTGACCGTGCGGGGGAGGGGAATCTCGATCATGGGCTTCGACCCCGCGTCCGGCCGATCATGGCGGATCGCGGGCGGCTGCTCCGCCAGCCTGTCGCCCGACGGCAGGCGGGTGACCAACAACGAGGGCGACCACCGGAAACTGTCGATCCGCGATTTCGAGTCCGGCGCGCGGCAGGGGACCGTGAACGCGCCGCCGGGCCTGGCGTTTGACAACCAGTTCTGGTCCAATGACGCGGGCTGGATGGCGAGCCGGTCCGAGGGGCCGTTCGAGGATATATTCGTCCACGATATCTTGAAAAACGAGGCCGTCCGCGTAACGTTCCTCGGGCAATGCGATCGGCCCGACCTTTTCATTGAAGCCGGCGACTGA
- a CDS encoding polysaccharide deacetylase family protein: MKKTARFLLTAGVTLLALGGVGYWRLHVAWRVPGPGSRIVIPVFALHRVVPGEATEYVMSPGHLDKLLRELDKRGYMPVSLDQLEAALRRGGPLPRKPAMLTFDDAYLDMYEHALPVLKKRGWPAVFFVPTGKITSPPAERVVWGDGPDPKAMQWPEVQAMKKAGMEIGSHAWTHINLVKALPETVKAELETSRRMLAEQLGAEPIALAYPGGRHNREVRRAAAEAGYRLAFLSGGGPIPLGIDDLSALPRVHVPGYVDPGAIVRSLPGNEWR, translated from the coding sequence ATGAAGAAGACAGCACGATTCCTTTTGACGGCGGGCGTCACGCTCCTGGCCCTTGGGGGCGTGGGGTACTGGCGACTTCACGTGGCTTGGCGCGTGCCGGGACCGGGGAGCCGCATCGTAATCCCGGTGTTCGCGCTGCATCGCGTGGTGCCGGGCGAGGCCACGGAATACGTCATGAGCCCCGGGCACCTGGACAAGCTCCTGCGCGAACTGGACAAACGGGGCTATATGCCCGTTTCGCTCGATCAGCTGGAAGCCGCCTTGCGGCGGGGTGGGCCCCTCCCGAGGAAACCGGCCATGCTCACGTTCGACGACGCCTACCTCGACATGTACGAGCACGCGCTGCCGGTGCTGAAAAAACGCGGCTGGCCGGCGGTGTTCTTCGTGCCGACGGGTAAGATCACCAGCCCGCCCGCGGAGCGCGTGGTGTGGGGCGACGGCCCGGACCCGAAGGCCATGCAGTGGCCGGAAGTGCAGGCGATGAAAAAAGCGGGCATGGAGATCGGCTCGCACGCGTGGACGCACATCAACCTGGTCAAGGCCCTGCCGGAGACGGTGAAGGCCGAACTGGAGACCAGCCGCCGGATGCTGGCCGAGCAACTCGGCGCGGAGCCGATCGCCCTGGCCTATCCCGGCGGGCGGCACAACCGCGAGGTGCGCCGGGCCGCGGCGGAGGCCGGCTACCGGCTGGCCTTCTTGAGCGGCGGCGGTCCGATTCCCCTCGGCATCGACGACCTCTCCGCCTTGCCCCGGGTCCATGTGCCCGGCTACGTGGATCCCGGCGCGATCGTGCGCTCGCTTCCCGGGAACGAATGGCGTTGA
- a CDS encoding glycosyltransferase family 39 protein has translation MNTPARGDARPPMAQKNRGVLIAFILLTLCALSLWLRYELRYGPKPYLFYGDPATGRPDSDAVTWNIHALHLVEGRGFGDYLKQFRSQNYIPPGHPLILGFFYFFLGKNPLAAGWGVALLGSLLPLIAYLWGREMWGRRVGLIMAGLAAFHPPYIHIGYSLMSEPTTVFTTAVSLWLGARLLRRPSWATATVAGLAFGFSALVRPSALAFLWGLALMLLFARHVPARTRLRTLAILVLVTLLPLGAWQYRNYRVHGQAAAMYSSISARHAWHGAHPMYGPGFYSRKAWHETLWREPHAPELAMIRRLQKETDEFVRADRFKYVMSCIWRMKVLVPEFMHRAFGIRWSHGGWGRIHFMVLVTLALAGLLRALPLRVRATDARGSTEIPGALWAGSLLIGLAAALAGAGIYGAADRYRWPLEYALLPFAALALDGLLRLAVDPFFARRSITSEWTACPPALRLARRLGAAALAAAMLVYAAGLVRAARRPEAPEDQAARLTEAQVRQAIDKAGLRHEFEGQARPWITYEEVFAEQAAHFGAVTDLNLKIVAWWGRLRFVQLDEWGCLKAGYVIVESQPGDFGGARLPILRAPGMRGPPRHLRDGDIVTLIGRIYYENRPIETPTVVYYDVLPGRFDIPAPGGNLP, from the coding sequence ATGAACACACCGGCTCGCGGGGACGCTCGCCCTCCAATGGCGCAAAAGAACCGGGGCGTTCTGATCGCCTTCATCCTTCTCACGCTCTGCGCGCTCTCCCTGTGGCTCCGCTACGAACTGCGCTACGGCCCGAAGCCGTACCTGTTCTACGGCGACCCGGCCACCGGCCGCCCCGATTCCGACGCCGTGACCTGGAACATCCACGCCCTGCACCTCGTCGAAGGCCGCGGCTTCGGCGACTATCTCAAGCAATTCCGCTCGCAAAATTACATCCCGCCGGGGCACCCGCTGATCCTGGGCTTCTTCTATTTCTTTTTAGGAAAGAACCCGCTCGCCGCCGGCTGGGGCGTGGCGCTGCTCGGGAGCCTGCTGCCCTTGATTGCCTACCTCTGGGGCCGGGAGATGTGGGGACGCCGGGTCGGCCTGATCATGGCGGGCCTCGCGGCCTTTCATCCGCCCTACATCCACATCGGGTACAGCCTGATGTCCGAGCCCACGACGGTGTTCACCACGGCCGTCTCGCTCTGGCTCGGTGCACGCCTGCTGCGGCGGCCGTCCTGGGCCACGGCCACGGTCGCGGGGCTGGCCTTCGGGTTCTCCGCCCTGGTCCGCCCGTCCGCGCTGGCGTTCCTGTGGGGCCTCGCGCTGATGCTGCTCTTCGCGCGGCACGTCCCCGCCCGGACCCGGCTCCGGACGCTCGCGATCCTGGTCCTGGTGACCCTCCTGCCCCTCGGCGCGTGGCAGTACCGCAACTACCGGGTCCACGGCCAGGCCGCCGCGATGTACTCCTCCATCAGCGCTCGCCACGCGTGGCACGGCGCGCACCCGATGTACGGCCCCGGTTTCTACAGCCGCAAGGCTTGGCACGAGACCCTCTGGCGCGAACCGCACGCGCCGGAACTGGCGATGATCCGGCGCCTGCAAAAAGAGACCGACGAGTTCGTCCGCGCCGACCGCTTCAAGTACGTCATGTCCTGCATCTGGCGCATGAAGGTGCTGGTCCCGGAATTCATGCATCGCGCGTTCGGCATCCGATGGAGCCACGGCGGTTGGGGCCGCATCCATTTCATGGTCCTGGTCACCCTGGCCCTGGCGGGCCTGCTGCGCGCGCTCCCCCTGCGCGTGCGCGCGACGGATGCGCGCGGGTCCACGGAAATCCCGGGGGCCCTCTGGGCGGGCAGCCTGCTCATAGGGCTCGCGGCCGCCCTGGCCGGCGCGGGCATCTACGGGGCGGCGGACCGTTACCGCTGGCCGCTCGAGTACGCCCTCCTTCCGTTCGCCGCCCTGGCGCTCGACGGGCTGCTGCGGCTGGCGGTCGATCCTTTCTTCGCGCGGCGCTCGATCACAAGCGAATGGACGGCGTGCCCGCCCGCCCTGCGGCTCGCCCGCCGGCTCGGTGCCGCCGCGCTGGCCGCCGCCATGCTGGTCTACGCCGCCGGACTGGTCCGCGCGGCGCGCCGGCCTGAAGCGCCGGAGGACCAGGCTGCGCGCCTCACCGAGGCGCAGGTGCGCCAGGCCATCGACAAGGCCGGGCTCCGTCACGAATTCGAGGGCCAGGCGCGTCCGTGGATCACCTACGAGGAAGTCTTCGCCGAGCAGGCCGCCCACTTCGGCGCCGTGACCGATCTGAACCTGAAAATCGTGGCTTGGTGGGGGCGGCTGCGCTTCGTACAACTCGACGAGTGGGGCTGCCTGAAGGCCGGGTACGTGATCGTCGAGTCCCAGCCCGGCGACTTCGGCGGGGCGCGGCTGCCGATCCTGCGCGCCCCGGGCATGCGCGGGCCGCCCCGCCACCTCCGGGACGGGGACATCGTGACGCTCATCGGGCGCATTTACTACGAAAACCGGCCCATCGAGACGCCCACGGTGGTCTACTACGACGTGCTGCCCGGACGCTTCGATATCCCGGCCCCCGGAGGAAATCTCCCATGA
- a CDS encoding bifunctional 5,10-methylene-tetrahydrofolate dehydrogenase/5,10-methylene-tetrahydrofolate cyclohydrolase, with translation MTAKILDGKAVSQHMRVELAAQVAALRSKGIIPGLGVLLAGDNPASRAYVTAKERACGELGIYSSEVRLPASASRAEVLDTVRAFNRDSRVHGILVQLPLPDASMEREVLETVDPAKDVDGFHPVNVGRADLGLPAFLPCTPHGILQLLRRSGIAVAGMHAVVIGRSHIVGRPLANLLSQKREGGNATVTLCHTATRNLAEHTRRADLVVAAAGRPDTVRADMIRDGAVVVDVGMNRVPDSAAPKGCRLVGDVAFDEVRAKASWITPVPGGVGPMTITMLLFNTVAAARGGPAEGG, from the coding sequence ATGACGGCGAAAATACTGGACGGGAAAGCCGTATCGCAGCACATGCGCGTCGAACTGGCGGCGCAGGTTGCGGCGCTGCGCTCGAAAGGCATTATCCCGGGGCTGGGCGTGCTGCTGGCCGGGGACAACCCGGCGTCGCGGGCGTACGTCACGGCCAAGGAGCGCGCCTGCGGCGAGCTCGGTATCTATTCCTCCGAGGTGAGGTTGCCCGCCTCCGCGTCGCGCGCCGAGGTCCTGGACACCGTGCGGGCCTTCAACCGCGATTCCCGCGTCCACGGGATCCTCGTCCAGCTTCCGCTGCCCGACGCCTCGATGGAGCGGGAGGTCCTGGAGACGGTGGACCCCGCGAAGGACGTGGACGGCTTTCACCCGGTCAACGTGGGGCGCGCGGACCTCGGCCTGCCGGCCTTCCTGCCGTGTACACCGCACGGTATCCTGCAACTGCTCCGGCGGTCGGGGATCGCCGTCGCCGGTATGCACGCGGTGGTGATCGGCCGGAGCCACATCGTCGGGCGGCCGCTGGCGAATCTCCTGTCGCAGAAGCGCGAGGGCGGCAACGCGACGGTGACGCTGTGCCACACGGCCACGCGCAACCTCGCGGAGCACACTCGGCGCGCGGACCTCGTCGTCGCGGCGGCCGGGCGGCCGGACACCGTGCGCGCGGACATGATCCGCGACGGGGCCGTGGTGGTGGACGTGGGCATGAACCGCGTGCCGGATTCCGCCGCCCCGAAAGGATGCCGGTTGGTCGGGGACGTGGCGTTCGACGAGGTCCGCGCGAAGGCCTCGTGGATCACCCCGGTTCCGGGCGGGGTGGGGCCCATGACCATCACCATGCTGTTGTTCAACACGGTGGCCGCGGCGCGCGGCGGCCCGGCGGAGGGCGGCTGA
- a CDS encoding LptF/LptG family permease produces MRTLNRYIGSDFLASFIMTLAVFTFVMTLSAVVKAIDLLARGMSGVFILRVFLYNIPFLLTFSIPISVLTTVLLLFGRLSFDGELTAMRACGLTLWQILAPIVLASIGLSFLCLYLNSSVAPRSHFARRQLLFSLGMEQPINLLEEGRFVRDFPGLMVYVGKKSGRRVEDVVVYEMADEGIKRNIRAQSGEMRPGENRNVIIIDLYDVRIDQPRAKGEDSTRSQYINAQHYPVRLDLNEIAGSRVLNKKTSDMTYPELLSAIRRVREIYSHLTPQELSKQRMSMVVEASKRLALSLSCFAFVLLGAPLGMISRRKESSAGVGISLLLVFFFYFFIILANSLVGHPEWRPDLIVWLPVIGAEAAGFWLVHRDN; encoded by the coding sequence GTGCGCACGCTGAACCGCTATATCGGGTCCGATTTCCTGGCGTCGTTCATCATGACGCTGGCGGTCTTCACCTTCGTGATGACCTTGAGCGCGGTGGTCAAGGCCATCGACCTGCTCGCGCGCGGCATGTCGGGCGTCTTCATCCTCCGGGTGTTCCTTTACAACATCCCGTTTCTGCTGACCTTCTCGATCCCGATCAGCGTGCTGACAACGGTCCTCCTGCTCTTCGGCCGGCTGTCATTCGACGGCGAACTGACGGCCATGCGCGCTTGTGGGCTCACGCTGTGGCAGATCCTCGCGCCGATCGTCCTGGCGTCCATCGGCCTGTCGTTCCTCTGCCTCTACCTGAACAGCTCCGTGGCGCCGCGGAGCCATTTCGCGCGGCGGCAGTTGCTCTTCAGCCTGGGGATGGAGCAGCCCATCAACCTGCTGGAGGAGGGGCGGTTCGTCCGCGATTTCCCCGGGCTGATGGTGTACGTGGGCAAGAAATCCGGGCGCCGCGTCGAGGACGTGGTGGTCTACGAGATGGCGGACGAGGGCATCAAGCGCAACATCCGCGCACAAAGCGGCGAAATGCGTCCGGGCGAGAACCGGAACGTGATCATCATCGACCTGTACGATGTCCGGATCGATCAGCCGCGCGCCAAGGGAGAGGATTCCACGCGCTCCCAGTACATCAATGCCCAGCACTACCCCGTGCGGCTGGACTTGAACGAGATCGCGGGCTCGCGCGTGCTGAACAAAAAAACCTCGGACATGACCTACCCGGAACTGCTCTCGGCCATCCGGCGGGTCCGCGAAATCTATTCGCACCTCACGCCGCAGGAACTGTCCAAGCAGAGGATGTCCATGGTCGTCGAGGCCAGCAAGCGCTTGGCGCTCTCCCTGTCGTGTTTCGCCTTCGTGCTGTTGGGCGCACCGCTCGGCATGATCTCCCGGCGCAAGGAGTCGTCCGCCGGCGTCGGCATCAGCCTGCTGCTGGTCTTCTTCTTTTACTTCTTCATCATCCTGGCGAACTCGCTGGTCGGGCACCCGGAGTGGCGGCCGGACCTGATCGTCTGGTTGCCCGTGATCGGGGCGGAAGCGGCGGGTTTCTGGCTGGTCCACCGCGACAACTGA
- a CDS encoding septum formation initiator family protein — protein MSFWMGLYRAAWLALGVLVVIGAVAAFAPPIRQYRELRRMEIALQEEIRLKEEMLHHLQKQQERLQTDPDYVERIAREELGLARPGETVYKFADDEPQTANPAP, from the coding sequence ATGAGTTTCTGGATGGGTCTATACCGGGCGGCCTGGCTCGCCCTCGGCGTGCTGGTCGTGATCGGGGCGGTGGCTGCGTTCGCGCCGCCCATCCGCCAGTACCGGGAACTCCGGCGCATGGAGATCGCCCTGCAGGAGGAGATCCGCCTGAAGGAGGAGATGCTCCACCACCTCCAGAAGCAGCAGGAGCGGCTGCAGACCGACCCGGACTACGTCGAGAGGATTGCGCGCGAGGAACTGGGCCTGGCGCGGCCGGGGGAGACCGTGTACAAGTTCGCCGACGACGAACCCCAGACCGCCAACCCGGCCCCATGA
- the eno gene encoding phosphopyruvate hydratase, with translation MTEIVDVVGREILDSRGNPTIEVEVELASGAQGRAAVPSGASTGENEAIELRDGDKKRYLGKGVLKAVAHVNDAIGTEIVGFDALDQAGLDRKLIDLDGTETKSKLGANAILGVSLATAHAAAQHVGLPLYRYIGGTNAKVLPVPMMNVLNGGAHSDAPVDVQEFMICPKGAASFSEGLRMGAEVFHALKSVLKKQGLSTAVGDEGGFAPALASNVAALDAIMKAIEEAGYKAGKDVFICLDAAASEFYDGKKKKYVFKKSDKSEKTSEQMADFWEKWVKAYPIVSIEDGMAEGDWDGWKILTDRLGGRIQLVGDDLFVTNTKFLKKGIQKGVANSILIKVNQIGTLTETLDAIEMARQAKYTSVISHRSGETEDATIADIAVATNAGQIKTGSLSRTDRICKYNQLLRIEAELGRQAVYGLR, from the coding sequence ATGACGGAAATCGTGGATGTCGTGGGGCGGGAAATCCTGGATTCGCGGGGCAATCCGACCATCGAAGTGGAAGTGGAACTCGCGTCCGGCGCGCAGGGCCGCGCCGCGGTGCCCTCGGGCGCCTCGACGGGCGAGAACGAGGCCATCGAGCTGCGCGACGGGGATAAGAAGCGCTACCTCGGCAAGGGCGTGCTGAAGGCGGTGGCCCACGTCAACGACGCGATCGGGACGGAGATCGTCGGCTTCGACGCGCTGGACCAGGCCGGGCTCGACCGGAAGCTGATCGACCTCGACGGGACCGAGACCAAGAGCAAGCTGGGCGCCAACGCCATCCTCGGCGTCTCCCTCGCGACGGCGCACGCGGCGGCCCAACACGTCGGCCTGCCGCTCTACCGCTACATCGGCGGGACGAACGCCAAGGTGCTGCCCGTGCCGATGATGAACGTGCTGAACGGCGGCGCGCACTCCGACGCCCCCGTGGATGTGCAGGAATTCATGATCTGCCCGAAGGGCGCCGCCTCCTTCTCCGAGGGCCTCCGCATGGGCGCTGAAGTGTTCCACGCGCTGAAGAGCGTGCTGAAGAAGCAGGGCTTGAGCACGGCGGTCGGCGACGAGGGCGGTTTCGCCCCCGCGCTGGCCAGCAACGTCGCGGCGCTCGACGCGATCATGAAGGCGATCGAAGAGGCCGGCTACAAGGCCGGGAAGGACGTCTTCATCTGCCTCGACGCCGCGGCCAGCGAGTTCTACGACGGCAAGAAGAAAAAGTACGTCTTCAAGAAGAGCGACAAGTCCGAGAAGACCTCCGAGCAGATGGCCGACTTTTGGGAGAAGTGGGTCAAGGCCTACCCCATCGTCAGCATCGAGGACGGCATGGCCGAGGGCGACTGGGACGGCTGGAAGATCCTGACGGACCGTCTCGGTGGACGGATCCAGCTGGTCGGGGACGACCTGTTCGTCACGAACACGAAGTTCCTGAAGAAGGGCATCCAGAAGGGCGTTGCGAATTCGATCCTGATCAAGGTCAACCAGATCGGCACGCTCACGGAGACCCTCGACGCCATCGAGATGGCGCGGCAGGCCAAGTACACATCCGTGATCAGCCACCGCTCCGGCGAGACGGAGGACGCGACGATCGCGGACATCGCGGTCGCCACAAACGCCGGGCAGATTAAGACCGGCTCGCTGAGCCGCACCGACCGCATCTGCAAGTACAACCAGTTGCTGCGCATCGAAGCCGAACTGGGCCGCCAGGCCGTTTACGGGTTGCGCTGA
- a CDS encoding Hsp20/alpha crystallin family protein codes for MKSLIPWRKKSESALARDPSHPFEALHREMNELFDGFLREFGGPGLPSLRGERTEGRVSPKFEVAETDEVVQVTAELPGLDEKDIQVSLDENVLTVKGEKKQEREEKNKSYYLSERSYGQFQRVIPLPAGIEADKVKAQFKKGVLNITLPKSRKAAAEGRRIPVSGE; via the coding sequence ATGAAGAGCCTGATTCCCTGGCGGAAGAAAAGCGAATCCGCCCTGGCCCGGGATCCGTCCCACCCGTTCGAGGCGCTCCATCGCGAGATGAACGAGCTGTTCGACGGCTTCCTCCGGGAATTCGGGGGGCCCGGGCTCCCCTCGTTGCGGGGGGAGCGGACCGAGGGGCGGGTCTCGCCGAAGTTCGAGGTCGCCGAGACGGACGAGGTCGTGCAGGTCACGGCCGAACTGCCGGGCTTGGACGAGAAGGACATCCAGGTCAGCCTGGATGAAAACGTCCTGACCGTGAAAGGCGAGAAGAAGCAGGAGCGGGAGGAGAAGAACAAAAGCTACTACCTCTCGGAGCGAAGCTATGGCCAGTTCCAGCGGGTGATCCCGCTGCCCGCCGGCATCGAGGCGGACAAGGTCAAGGCGCAGTTCAAGAAAGGGGTGCTGAACATCACCCTGCCCAAGTCGCGGAAGGCCGCGGCGGAAGGCCGCCGCATCCCGGTATCGGGCGAGTAA
- a CDS encoding Hsp20/alpha crystallin family protein: MTTPAKDLQPQKKESTGAVELAQDRPVFLPPTDIYEREDAVMVLCDMPGVDEKNVDVTLEDNVLTLTGSQQVQEPEGLELLYRGHWPGVFRRSFTLTTEVDRERIKARIRHGVLEVMLPKAEAAQPKRIKVEAE; this comes from the coding sequence ATGACGACACCAGCGAAAGACTTGCAACCGCAAAAGAAAGAATCCACGGGCGCCGTCGAACTGGCCCAGGATCGCCCGGTGTTCCTCCCCCCGACGGACATTTATGAGCGGGAGGACGCCGTGATGGTCCTCTGCGACATGCCCGGCGTGGACGAGAAGAACGTGGACGTGACGCTCGAGGACAACGTGCTGACCCTGACGGGCAGCCAGCAGGTCCAGGAGCCCGAAGGCCTCGAACTGCTCTACCGCGGGCACTGGCCCGGGGTGTTCCGGCGTTCGTTCACGCTGACGACGGAGGTGGACCGCGAGAGGATCAAGGCCCGCATCCGGCACGGCGTCCTGGAAGTCATGCTGCCGAAGGCGGAAGCCGCGCAGCCGAAACGGATCAAGGTGGAGGCGGAATAG
- a CDS encoding Hsp20/alpha crystallin family protein — protein sequence MYWHELGSLDPFGSVRALQRQVNRLFEGYGTEEREAFPAVNLWSNANQVVVQAEVPGVEPKNVEVTVQGDQLTLQGERKAQEPSDNVVCHRAERGFGKFVRTFRLPFEVDNARASARCTNGVLTLTLPRTETSKPKKIAIAAE from the coding sequence ATGTACTGGCATGAATTGGGAAGTCTGGATCCGTTTGGGAGCGTGCGGGCGCTGCAACGGCAGGTGAATCGCCTGTTTGAGGGATATGGCACCGAGGAGCGGGAGGCGTTCCCGGCGGTGAATCTCTGGAGCAACGCGAATCAGGTTGTCGTGCAGGCCGAGGTGCCCGGCGTGGAACCGAAGAATGTGGAGGTCACCGTGCAGGGCGACCAACTGACGCTCCAGGGCGAGCGCAAGGCGCAGGAGCCGTCGGACAACGTGGTGTGCCACCGCGCGGAGCGCGGGTTCGGCAAGTTCGTCCGCACCTTCCGCCTCCCCTTCGAGGTGGATAACGCCCGCGCATCGGCGCGATGCACGAACGGGGTGTTGACGCTGACGCTACCCCGCACGGAAACCAGCAAGCCGAAGAAGATCGCCATCGCGGCGGAATAA
- a CDS encoding site-2 protease family protein, protein MSAIRIARVAGIPIYAHVTLLILLPFAAVSVARIASVSFLGGLLGALGFFASVVLHELGHSLVALRKGCRVREIMLLPIGGVAQLERMPVRPRDEIHVAVAGPAVSLGLYFAGRLLSDLAAGLGMAPSARVLAMLGGVNLMLALFNLLPSFPMDGGRIFRAWLTPKVGHLLATYIASGVGRVTAVVFGLIALFQFNPMLLLIALFIYQAAGAEYRMAVQQEAARIRGPAPFESADPAWPGQEDEIVVGPAPYAHRSARPSSTRRALPRGNWFEDLFRNWR, encoded by the coding sequence ATGAGCGCCATCCGCATAGCCCGCGTCGCGGGGATTCCGATCTACGCCCACGTCACGCTGCTGATCCTGCTGCCTTTTGCCGCGGTGAGCGTGGCGCGGATCGCCTCCGTATCCTTCCTGGGCGGCCTGCTGGGCGCCCTTGGGTTCTTTGCCAGCGTCGTCCTGCACGAGTTGGGCCATTCCCTGGTGGCGTTGCGCAAAGGGTGCCGCGTCCGGGAAATCATGCTGCTGCCCATCGGGGGCGTCGCCCAACTGGAGCGCATGCCCGTCCGCCCGCGGGATGAGATTCACGTAGCCGTCGCGGGCCCGGCGGTCAGCCTGGGACTGTACTTCGCCGGCCGGCTCCTGTCGGACCTGGCCGCCGGCCTCGGCATGGCGCCTTCCGCCCGAGTGCTCGCGATGCTGGGAGGGGTCAACCTGATGCTGGCGCTGTTCAACCTGCTGCCCTCCTTCCCGATGGACGGCGGGCGCATCTTCCGCGCGTGGCTCACGCCAAAAGTGGGACACCTGCTCGCGACCTACATCGCTTCCGGAGTCGGGCGCGTCACGGCCGTCGTGTTCGGATTGATCGCCCTCTTCCAGTTTAATCCCATGCTGCTGCTCATCGCGCTGTTCATCTACCAGGCGGCCGGCGCGGAATACCGCATGGCCGTGCAACAGGAGGCCGCCAGGATCCGGGGCCCGGCGCCCTTCGAAAGCGCGGATCCCGCCTGGCCCGGCCAGGAGGACGAAATCGTCGTCGGCCCGGCGCCCTACGCGCACCGCTCCGCGAGACCTTCATCAACACGCCGGGCGCTGCCGCGCGGGAACTGGTTCGAGGATCTTTTTCGGAACTGGCGCTGA